In Alteromonas sp. V450, the following proteins share a genomic window:
- a CDS encoding DUF3299 domain-containing protein: MKFFAAHFSVKSGFIAALLVLISLLNPTQAADYEEIDWVALMPEDDLSALLNRPEFLNDIADGSAADSVDDFASKQLEDEQAQRYQQALVSTRVIEAFDGKAIRIPGFIVPLEQNDEQKATAFFVVPYFGACLHMPPPPPNQILYVEYKEGIAVENLYDPYWFEGTVKIDNHESALGSSAYSLVLDSFALYEE; encoded by the coding sequence GTGAAATTTTTTGCTGCGCACTTTAGCGTTAAGTCGGGTTTTATTGCTGCACTATTGGTTTTAATTAGTTTGTTAAATCCAACCCAAGCCGCCGATTACGAGGAAATTGACTGGGTAGCCCTGATGCCCGAAGACGATTTAAGTGCGCTTTTAAACAGACCCGAGTTTTTAAACGATATTGCCGATGGCTCTGCCGCCGACTCTGTCGATGACTTTGCTTCAAAGCAGCTAGAAGATGAACAAGCACAGCGATACCAACAAGCGTTAGTGTCGACGCGAGTAATAGAGGCGTTTGACGGAAAGGCCATTCGTATTCCTGGGTTTATTGTGCCTTTAGAACAAAACGATGAGCAAAAAGCGACGGCGTTTTTCGTTGTTCCTTATTTTGGCGCTTGTTTACACATGCCACCGCCGCCTCCAAATCAAATCTTGTATGTTGAATATAAAGAAGGCATTGCAGTTGAGAACTTGTACGACCCGTATTGGTTTGAAGGCACAGTAAAAATAGATAACCACGAAAGTGCACTAGGTTCATCTGCCTATTCGTTAGTGCTAGACAGCTTCGCGCTTTACGAGGAGTAA
- a CDS encoding AgmX/PglI C-terminal domain-containing protein: MSSIYFQTQLPWSSSEQENKRFSKITYVSLIVAVVFAVVINWIQLPEQTREEKETLPPQLARILKPKPLPPPPEVKPKPQPKIEPPKQEVKPREPVKTIEPVVEKPRPVPVEKTKEEKVAQARENAKQTGLLAFSDDLASMRSDLNLANVANTKTIEGAGKQEQTSRKRIGAEALSAAPGSLKNASISQNIGARGELEGRRTTEFAAPEEGTASLAAKRIEVESQVIGDRDIEQIRKVLDANKGAVYALYRRALRQDPDLEGKVTVSLTIEPNGSLSSVLLISSELEDEALENKLLARIRMINFGAADVAQTKLEYAFNFLPF, encoded by the coding sequence ATGAGTAGTATCTACTTTCAAACACAGCTACCTTGGTCGTCCAGTGAGCAAGAAAATAAGCGTTTCAGCAAAATTACGTATGTGAGTCTTATTGTCGCTGTTGTTTTTGCGGTAGTTATTAATTGGATACAATTACCAGAGCAAACCCGTGAAGAAAAAGAGACGTTACCGCCTCAACTTGCTCGTATTCTAAAGCCAAAGCCATTGCCACCTCCTCCAGAGGTTAAACCTAAGCCACAGCCTAAGATAGAACCGCCAAAACAGGAGGTAAAACCTCGAGAGCCGGTGAAGACCATTGAACCTGTCGTTGAGAAACCTCGACCTGTTCCAGTTGAAAAGACCAAGGAGGAAAAGGTGGCACAAGCGAGGGAAAACGCAAAACAAACTGGATTACTGGCATTTTCAGACGATCTAGCCAGTATGCGAAGTGATTTGAACTTGGCCAATGTAGCCAATACGAAGACGATTGAAGGTGCGGGTAAACAAGAGCAAACCAGCAGAAAGCGCATTGGAGCAGAGGCATTATCTGCAGCGCCTGGTAGCTTGAAGAATGCCAGTATCAGCCAAAATATCGGAGCGAGAGGAGAGCTGGAAGGACGCAGGACGACAGAGTTTGCCGCGCCCGAAGAGGGCACCGCGTCTCTTGCAGCGAAGCGCATTGAAGTAGAGTCTCAAGTAATAGGTGACAGGGATATTGAACAAATCCGCAAGGTGTTGGATGCTAATAAAGGTGCAGTTTACGCGCTTTATCGCAGAGCACTGCGGCAGGATCCTGACTTAGAAGGGAAAGTGACAGTGAGCTTAACTATCGAGCCCAATGGTAGTCTTTCTTCAGTATTACTGATAAGTAGTGAATTAGAGGATGAAGCGCTTGAGAACAAGCTTCTAGCACGCATTCGTATGATCAACTTTGGTGCTGCTGACGTGGCTCAGACGAAGCTTGAATACGCATTTAACTTTTTACCATTTTAA
- a CDS encoding biopolymer transporter ExbD codes for MRQSVQARRMARNHKRHSQQAKLSLVSLMDIFTILVFFLMLNASDVQVLDNHKSVTLPEAMSEKPAKETLLILVNNNDIVLQGNKVASVEDVLKKPEDTITALLDELHYRASKADEKAPKTLTEAENDEGLIGRAITVMGDESVPYALLKKIMYTCAEAGYTDVSLAVEQMMTKEAGDE; via the coding sequence GTGAGGCAATCAGTACAAGCCAGACGGATGGCTCGAAACCACAAACGCCATAGTCAGCAAGCCAAGCTTAGTCTTGTTTCTTTAATGGACATATTCACTATTCTTGTTTTTTTTCTAATGCTAAATGCGTCTGATGTACAAGTACTAGATAATCATAAGTCGGTAACTTTGCCAGAAGCGATGAGTGAAAAACCTGCTAAAGAAACACTGCTTATTCTTGTGAATAACAACGATATTGTGCTGCAGGGAAATAAGGTCGCTTCGGTGGAAGATGTGTTGAAAAAACCAGAAGATACGATAACAGCACTCTTAGATGAGCTCCATTATCGAGCAAGTAAAGCTGATGAAAAAGCGCCCAAAACTTTAACCGAGGCTGAAAATGATGAAGGCTTGATAGGCCGAGCGATAACGGTAATGGGCGATGAGTCGGTACCATATGCGTTATTGAAAAAAATCATGTATACCTGTGCAGAGGCGGGTTACACCGACGTATCTTTAGCCGTTGAGCAAATGATGACTAAGGAGGCCGGTGATGAGTAG
- a CDS encoding biopolymer transporter ExbD: MLGKRTRLRKPDAELDITSFLNLMIVLVPVLLMMMVFSRITVVELKLPGLDALGDGESIESQQIELVVSSQGSAIYFPSGYLVQQLPVLDDAEQGEVLQDWDGIQLVLKQLKQTLLAKGTEKDDIVLMIEDDVDYQTIVTLLERTRSYKDVVAASVVDAALFPDVSFAEIPAGMPRFDWAIGENAQSASAKEGL, from the coding sequence ATGTTAGGCAAACGTACACGCCTGAGAAAGCCAGACGCCGAGTTGGATATAACCTCATTTCTTAACCTAATGATAGTGTTGGTACCCGTTCTACTCATGATGATGGTGTTTTCTCGCATTACCGTCGTTGAACTTAAATTACCTGGGCTTGATGCACTTGGTGATGGAGAAAGTATAGAAAGTCAGCAAATTGAGTTGGTAGTAAGTTCACAAGGTAGCGCAATCTACTTTCCATCCGGCTATTTAGTACAGCAACTCCCGGTCTTAGACGATGCTGAGCAGGGGGAAGTACTCCAAGATTGGGATGGCATTCAGCTTGTACTGAAACAATTAAAGCAAACCTTATTGGCAAAGGGGACTGAGAAAGACGACATCGTGTTAATGATAGAGGACGATGTAGACTACCAGACCATTGTTACGCTATTAGAAAGGACGCGCTCTTACAAAGACGTTGTGGCAGCGTCGGTCGTTGACGCTGCGTTGTTTCCAGACGTTTCATTTGCGGAGATACCAGCGGGCATGCCCCGTTTTGACTGGGCAATAGGTGAAAACGCTCAATCTGCTAGCGCGAAGGAGGGGTTGTGA
- a CDS encoding MotA/TolQ/ExbB proton channel family protein translates to MQVFEVIIRFFQEGGPFMFPIAIVLAIGIAIALERYFFLSAAKRTNKRAFAELEPLLSSQQYDQVRRLGEQGKAPISRVIGAGIARLQVSPRREDIEYAMEEGLMETIPRLEKRTPYLGTLANISTLLGLLGTIIGLIAAFSAVANADPSEKASLLSQSISIAMNTTAFGLIAAIPLLGFHSLLQSKTTEIVDSMEMAGVKCLNALMAKKAVASLSRETDE, encoded by the coding sequence ATGCAAGTCTTCGAAGTAATCATTCGCTTTTTTCAAGAAGGTGGCCCATTTATGTTCCCTATTGCCATTGTCCTAGCGATAGGTATTGCCATCGCGCTTGAGCGTTACTTTTTCTTAAGCGCAGCGAAGCGAACGAACAAGCGCGCTTTCGCAGAATTGGAGCCGCTTTTAAGTAGCCAACAATACGATCAGGTACGTCGTTTGGGAGAGCAAGGAAAAGCACCTATCAGCCGTGTTATTGGGGCAGGTATTGCCCGCCTCCAAGTAAGCCCTAGACGAGAAGATATCGAGTACGCTATGGAAGAAGGGTTAATGGAAACCATTCCCCGTCTCGAGAAACGTACGCCCTACTTAGGCACGCTGGCGAATATTTCCACACTGCTCGGTCTACTGGGTACAATTATTGGCTTGATCGCCGCCTTTTCAGCTGTGGCTAACGCCGATCCTTCAGAAAAAGCGAGTTTGTTATCTCAAAGTATTTCTATTGCAATGAATACCACAGCATTTGGTTTGATAGCTGCTATTCCACTGTTGGGCTTCCATTCTTTACTTCAATCTAAAACCACAGAAATTGTAGATAGTATGGAAATGGCTGGCGTGAAGTGCCTTAACGCGCTAATGGCAAAAAAGGCAGTAGCGTCACTTAGTCGCGAAACGGATGAGTAA